The following proteins come from a genomic window of Pyxidicoccus sp. MSG2:
- a CDS encoding diaminobutyrate--2-oxoglutarate transaminase, whose protein sequence is MAASGVRVFEEYESNVRSYSRVFPTVFARARNATIWDEAGKAYTDFFSGAGTLNYGHNPPEIRAQLVAYLESEGIIHALDAYTVEKRRFLDTFVEGVLRPRKLDFKVQFCGPTGANGVEAALKLARRVTGRTGVIAFGGSYHGMSMGSGSVTGSTSVRRNLGVPTVGVSFVPYESGPQGPFDSVGYLERVLADSSSGVDAPAAIIVEPVQLDGGIYVGSPAFMQGLRAVCDRYGALLICDEIQAGVGRAGHFFSFEASGVVPDLVTVSKSIGGYGLPMSLVLMRREHDHWKPGEHTGTFRGNQLAFVAATAALEYWTRPAFTNGLADGTRYLRDVFAPAARALHPDIEVRGAGMVAGVDLTRVGGNEAARRAASRCFEKGLIIECCGRDDSVMKLMPPLTTPPEQLAEGCRILLDAIRAGLPGQG, encoded by the coding sequence ATGGCAGCTTCCGGCGTGCGTGTCTTCGAGGAGTACGAGTCCAACGTCCGCAGCTACTCGCGGGTGTTTCCCACGGTGTTCGCGCGCGCGCGCAACGCCACCATCTGGGACGAAGCGGGGAAGGCCTATACCGACTTCTTCTCTGGCGCGGGGACGCTCAACTACGGGCACAACCCGCCGGAGATTCGCGCGCAGCTGGTGGCGTACCTGGAGTCCGAGGGAATCATCCACGCGCTGGACGCGTACACGGTGGAGAAGCGGCGCTTCCTCGACACCTTCGTCGAAGGCGTGCTGCGGCCGCGGAAGCTGGACTTCAAGGTGCAGTTCTGCGGCCCCACGGGGGCCAACGGGGTGGAGGCCGCGCTGAAGCTGGCGCGGCGGGTGACGGGGCGCACCGGCGTCATCGCCTTCGGCGGCAGCTACCACGGCATGAGCATGGGCAGCGGCTCGGTGACGGGCAGCACCTCGGTGAGGCGCAACCTGGGCGTGCCCACGGTGGGCGTGTCCTTCGTGCCGTACGAGTCCGGGCCGCAGGGCCCCTTCGACTCCGTGGGCTACCTGGAGCGGGTGCTGGCGGATTCGTCCTCCGGCGTGGACGCGCCGGCGGCCATCATCGTGGAGCCGGTGCAGCTCGACGGCGGCATCTACGTGGGCTCGCCGGCCTTCATGCAGGGGCTGCGCGCGGTGTGTGACAGGTACGGCGCGCTGCTCATCTGCGACGAAATCCAGGCGGGCGTGGGCCGCGCCGGCCACTTCTTCAGCTTCGAGGCGTCTGGCGTGGTGCCGGACCTGGTGACGGTGTCCAAGTCCATTGGCGGGTACGGCCTGCCCATGTCGCTGGTGCTGATGCGGCGCGAGCATGACCACTGGAAGCCGGGCGAGCACACCGGCACCTTCCGGGGCAACCAGCTGGCCTTCGTCGCGGCCACCGCGGCGCTGGAGTACTGGACGCGCCCGGCCTTCACCAACGGCCTGGCCGACGGCACGCGCTACCTGCGGGACGTCTTCGCGCCCGCCGCCCGGGCCCTGCACCCGGACATCGAGGTGCGCGGCGCGGGCATGGTGGCGGGCGTGGACCTCACCCGCGTGGGCGGTAACGAGGCGGCCCGGCGCGCCGCCTCCCGCTGCTTCGAGAAGGGGCTCATCATCGAGTGCTGCGGCCGGGACGACTCCGTCATGAAGCTCATGCCGCCGCTCACCACGCCCCCCGAGCAGCTCGCGGAGGGCTGCCGGATTCTCCTCGACGCCATCCGCGCGGGGCTGCCCGGCCAGGGCTGA
- a CDS encoding outer membrane lipoprotein-sorting protein, with protein sequence MSPKSMLFACLAALLLSLPASAADTQKAPAPSAEEVLRLIDKRLSFASDYKGVVRMREIRKDGVEMAIELQVYRRDSHQDLIFLITQPKHMAGGGFLRIGKNLWEYNPVIGQWERTTRRGNIVGTIACEADFDRSRLAEDYDATDEAPETVNGTVFRKLLLKAKPGSEVAFPVMRLWVDADHNIVKRVGHAPSGKVLRTDLIRGYQRVKDPVSGNLVYHYKEVLEMESEEGTRLVVRYEDVELAPLSANIFTKAWIEGRTR encoded by the coding sequence ATGAGTCCGAAGTCCATGCTCTTTGCCTGTCTCGCCGCGCTGCTGCTGTCCCTGCCCGCGTCCGCCGCGGACACGCAGAAGGCCCCCGCCCCCAGCGCGGAGGAGGTGCTGCGGCTCATCGACAAGCGGCTCTCCTTCGCCAGCGACTACAAGGGCGTGGTGCGCATGCGCGAGATTCGCAAGGACGGCGTGGAGATGGCCATCGAACTCCAGGTGTACCGGCGCGACTCGCACCAGGACCTCATCTTCCTCATCACCCAGCCGAAGCACATGGCGGGCGGCGGCTTCCTGCGCATCGGAAAGAATCTCTGGGAGTACAACCCCGTCATCGGCCAGTGGGAACGGACGACGCGGCGCGGCAACATCGTGGGCACCATCGCCTGCGAGGCGGACTTCGACCGCTCGCGGCTGGCGGAGGACTACGACGCGACGGACGAGGCGCCGGAGACGGTGAATGGGACGGTGTTCCGCAAGCTGCTGCTGAAGGCGAAGCCGGGGTCGGAGGTGGCCTTCCCGGTGATGCGGCTGTGGGTGGACGCGGACCACAACATCGTCAAGCGCGTGGGCCACGCGCCCTCCGGCAAGGTGCTGCGCACCGACCTCATCCGCGGCTACCAGCGGGTGAAGGACCCCGTTTCGGGCAACCTCGTCTACCACTACAAGGAGGTGCTGGAGATGGAGTCGGAGGAGGGGACGCGGCTGGTGGTACGCTACGAGGACGTCGAGCTGGCGCCGCTGAGCGCCAACATCTTCACCAAGGCCTGGATTGAAGGGCGCACGCGCTAA
- a CDS encoding ABC transporter permease, with protein sequence MRALLRIALRNLLAHRENGLLLILMLAGASAVLVGLRALHVGVASSQREAVTALLAGDVNVGGYFKAHPDALAPVIGDSGPVRAAVEPLRPAGCRWRERGRGHATVGAGRQRTRSYVVGVDITREPDLQSLKATDGALESLARPRTVALSSVLAERLKVRVGDMATLYGRLPDGRRNALDVEVAAITRRAGLLGEAAGILVSNATLRELGGYRPEAAGVLQWVCDGQVDTDEVADRLRQALRDARFEVLPATHESYGDKLAPLLREPWTGQRLDVTSWEDESSFLSFVTAGLAALTVLVALGLMSVVITGLFVALSVAVRERTREIGTLRAMGMHRRAVVALFVLEGLLLGLLASAAGAAVSAGLCALLGDSVPLPEPVSNLFFSATLPLQPRLADALLAVFLVTTAAGLASIVPAFRAAALQPRSAMESLT encoded by the coding sequence ATGAGGGCCCTGCTGCGAATCGCCCTGCGCAACCTGCTGGCCCACCGGGAGAACGGGCTGCTGCTCATCCTGATGCTGGCCGGCGCCAGCGCGGTGCTGGTGGGGCTGCGCGCCCTGCACGTGGGCGTGGCGTCCTCCCAGCGCGAGGCGGTGACGGCGCTGCTGGCCGGTGACGTCAACGTGGGTGGCTACTTCAAGGCGCATCCAGACGCGCTGGCGCCCGTCATCGGAGATTCGGGGCCGGTGCGGGCCGCGGTGGAGCCGCTGAGGCCCGCCGGGTGCCGCTGGCGCGAGCGCGGGCGCGGCCACGCCACGGTGGGCGCGGGCCGGCAGCGCACGCGCTCGTACGTGGTGGGCGTGGACATCACCCGCGAGCCGGACCTCCAGTCGCTGAAGGCGACGGACGGCGCGCTGGAGTCGCTGGCGCGGCCGCGCACGGTGGCGCTGTCCTCGGTGCTGGCCGAGCGCCTGAAGGTGCGCGTGGGCGACATGGCCACGCTCTACGGGCGGCTGCCGGACGGGCGGCGCAACGCCCTGGACGTGGAGGTGGCCGCGATTACACGGCGCGCGGGCCTGCTGGGCGAGGCCGCGGGCATCCTCGTCTCCAACGCCACGCTGCGCGAGCTGGGTGGCTACCGCCCCGAGGCGGCCGGCGTGCTCCAGTGGGTGTGTGACGGGCAGGTGGACACCGACGAGGTGGCGGACCGGTTGCGCCAGGCGCTGCGCGACGCGCGCTTCGAGGTGCTGCCCGCCACGCACGAGTCCTATGGCGACAAGCTGGCCCCGCTGCTGCGTGAGCCGTGGACGGGCCAGCGGCTGGACGTGACGAGCTGGGAGGACGAGTCCTCCTTCCTGTCCTTCGTCACCGCGGGGCTCGCGGCGCTGACGGTGCTGGTGGCGCTCGGCCTCATGTCCGTGGTCATCACCGGCCTGTTCGTCGCGCTCAGCGTGGCGGTGCGCGAGCGGACGCGGGAAATCGGTACCCTGCGGGCCATGGGCATGCACCGGCGCGCCGTGGTGGCGCTCTTCGTGCTGGAGGGACTGCTGCTGGGCCTCCTCGCGTCCGCCGCGGGCGCGGCCGTGTCCGCCGGCCTGTGCGCGCTGCTGGGCGACTCGGTGCCGCTGCCCGAGCCCGTCTCCAACCTCTTCTTCAGCGCCACGCTGCCGCTCCAGCCCCGGCTCGCGGACGCGCTGCTCGCCGTGTTCCTCGTCACCACCGCCGCGGGCCTGGCCTCCATCGTCCCGGCCTTCCGCGCCGCCGCCCTGCAACCCCGCTCCGCCATGGAGTCCCTCACATGA
- a CDS encoding ABC transporter permease has product MTLGLLALQSIRSRPRSWIVGLLAAGAAAVLTVGVALVASIHDGTRRTLIESGAGHLQVYDARSPESPLLVFGPNGPPTLEPFADYPAVEALVRGVEGVREVVPLEVNRATVFRGNYLDEMLAALRAVVREPPSPERDARLARRAEDLEATLRRVAREAARHADAFTVGAEHEEDRRALESVLAPGFQQRFLAEPLPTLELLENRVARQLGEGEAVELDLMGTELPRFAGAFPRVEVVTGQLPPEGSRGLMLGHGAWEQNFKLPIAWRLDEVSRGLARGATLAGDEGLRTLVERNRGDVPELVSRLEQEQATALRAALERVQGHPGALEALLEDFLTLDDATFAPRYAAFYQELAPHLPLYRVKPGDTLVLKGSVEPSPGVPVRVWGTYRFKGLGGDFSRVNITSLVDLVTLRHLTGRPTRAEQEETRRLVASLGLAGASVDASPESLVPPTIEDAPAAPARQDTALTRAEGPPPTFTDEEVRSGSILHAAVVLAPDVPADAVAARIQELATAKGLSLKTVGWEEAGGFVGGVVGMAQVLLLAIAALISFFVLLVATGTLLLLARERVAEVGTLRAVGMHRREVFVVLLAEGLVLGFVGGALGAGLGAALILGGAGGGIPVEDAALQLFLGGPVLVPRLEWAHAVAVVVGVVGVVAGAALLPAWRGSRVAPLVAMRQGGE; this is encoded by the coding sequence TTGACGCTGGGATTGCTCGCGCTGCAGAGCATCAGGTCCCGTCCGCGGAGCTGGATTGTCGGCCTGCTCGCGGCGGGCGCGGCGGCCGTGCTGACGGTGGGCGTGGCGCTGGTGGCCAGCATCCATGACGGCACGCGGCGCACCCTCATCGAGAGCGGCGCCGGGCACCTCCAGGTGTACGACGCGCGCTCGCCCGAGTCGCCGCTGCTCGTCTTCGGCCCCAACGGCCCGCCCACGCTGGAGCCCTTCGCGGACTACCCGGCCGTGGAGGCGCTGGTGCGCGGCGTGGAGGGCGTGCGCGAGGTGGTGCCGCTGGAGGTGAATCGGGCCACGGTGTTCCGCGGCAACTACCTGGACGAGATGCTGGCCGCGCTGCGCGCCGTGGTGCGCGAGCCGCCCTCGCCGGAGCGCGACGCGAGGCTGGCGCGGCGGGCGGAGGACCTGGAGGCGACGCTGCGCCGCGTCGCCCGCGAGGCCGCCCGCCACGCGGACGCCTTCACCGTGGGCGCGGAGCACGAGGAGGACCGGCGCGCGCTGGAGTCCGTCCTCGCGCCCGGCTTCCAGCAGCGCTTCCTGGCGGAGCCGCTGCCCACGCTGGAGCTGCTGGAGAACCGGGTGGCCCGGCAGCTGGGCGAGGGTGAGGCGGTGGAGCTGGATCTGATGGGCACGGAGCTGCCCCGCTTCGCCGGCGCCTTTCCTCGCGTGGAGGTCGTCACCGGGCAGCTTCCGCCGGAGGGCAGCCGGGGGCTGATGCTGGGCCACGGCGCGTGGGAGCAGAACTTCAAGCTGCCCATCGCCTGGCGCCTGGACGAGGTGTCCCGGGGCCTGGCCCGGGGCGCCACCCTGGCCGGAGACGAGGGGCTGCGCACGCTGGTGGAGCGCAACCGCGGGGACGTGCCGGAGCTGGTGTCGCGGCTGGAGCAGGAGCAGGCCACCGCGCTGCGCGCCGCGCTGGAGCGCGTGCAGGGCCACCCGGGGGCGCTGGAGGCGCTGCTGGAGGACTTCCTCACCCTGGACGACGCCACCTTCGCGCCGCGCTATGCGGCCTTCTACCAGGAACTGGCCCCGCACCTGCCGCTGTACCGCGTGAAGCCCGGCGACACGCTGGTGCTCAAGGGCAGCGTGGAGCCCAGCCCCGGCGTGCCGGTGCGCGTCTGGGGCACCTACCGCTTCAAGGGGTTGGGCGGGGACTTCAGCCGCGTCAACATCACCAGCCTGGTGGACCTCGTCACGCTGCGCCACCTCACCGGGCGGCCCACGCGAGCGGAGCAGGAGGAGACGCGGCGGCTCGTCGCGTCGCTGGGGCTGGCGGGCGCCTCCGTGGACGCCTCGCCGGAGTCGCTCGTGCCGCCCACCATCGAGGACGCCCCGGCGGCGCCCGCGCGGCAGGACACGGCCCTCACGCGGGCCGAGGGTCCGCCGCCCACCTTCACCGATGAGGAGGTGCGCTCGGGCAGCATCCTCCACGCCGCGGTGGTGCTGGCGCCGGACGTCCCCGCGGATGCGGTGGCCGCGCGCATCCAGGAGCTCGCCACGGCGAAGGGCCTGTCGCTGAAGACGGTGGGCTGGGAGGAGGCGGGAGGCTTCGTGGGCGGCGTGGTGGGCATGGCGCAGGTGCTGCTGCTGGCCATCGCCGCGCTCATCTCCTTCTTCGTGCTGCTGGTGGCCACGGGCACGCTGCTGCTGCTGGCGCGCGAGCGCGTGGCGGAGGTGGGGACGCTGCGCGCGGTGGGCATGCACCGGCGTGAGGTGTTCGTCGTGCTGCTGGCGGAGGGGCTCGTGCTGGGGTTCGTGGGCGGAGCGCTGGGCGCCGGGCTGGGCGCGGCGCTGATTCTGGGTGGCGCGGGCGGCGGCATTCCGGTGGAGGACGCGGCGCTGCAGCTCTTCCTGGGCGGGCCCGTGCTGGTGCCGAGGCTGGAGTGGGCGCACGCGGTGGCGGTGGTGGTGGGCGTGGTGGGCGTGGTGGCCGGCGCGGCGCTGCTACCGGCGTGGCGCGGCAGCCGGGTGGCCCCGCTGGTGGCCATGCGGCAGGGAGGGGAGTGA
- a CDS encoding SDR family NAD(P)-dependent oxidoreductase — protein MRPPPPASDAVEHVLLSDSRVQDARVTGDGGRAVAWVVPKRAVTGDALSHLLRERLGEGAPPAVLVSALPGQGHEALAPPTPERLRELEARLAREGFDAVALAGPRQVEEVFAPLDALLPESLRPGEGGALQAAAAPVATEQARGSGGRPSLLDGGPRPAAPGLPTTLAGLLRHAAKQHGSRTLTFIDTEGRRETLTFAGLWTEALQWLGGLRARGVREGERVVLLLERPGDFVRGFWACTLGGVVPVPLAFPPSFERSHPGVARLLSVSERLGGPWVLTPERALAPLEALGLRAFSPGALGGVGPGTVVEGTPEAAAIVSFTSGSTGKPKGVVLSQSRLLAMVDAMRAGDWYTPEDTGLSWMPLDHVAGTAYPHLTSLRMGTSHVLVARDYVLADVTRWLDLLTEFGATMSWAPNFAYGLVADRLARGERRAWALSRVRVLSCAGEPVLADTMRRFVEPLTAYGLREDAICPMWGMAETTSFFTATRGVRTHPGESAVELGPPPAGSSLRVVDDQDAVVEEGTVGHLQVRGVQVLEGYLDDGDVNARSFTADGWFRTGDLAVVRDGQMAISGRQKEVLILNGNNVYPQEIEEAVERVAGVLASYTVACPTRAPGSQTDDVVVFFVPAPDAPPLPGLLRAIREHVGRTLGFFVAHLVPLAKHQVPRTELGKRGRTELRRRFEAGELTKERHEALRVLGGPATLPPCLAVPVWRPRATGPQASPTRQGPLAVMAEAPLVEALRAHISGREVVAIAPEDTAALERALAAGAEEVVFAGAVPTGADREALVEGVSPLLRVLQSLAVRATATPLRLWAVARGPGESLARQPGGAAHPASLLWPGLLASAAAEASGLEARILWAPSDVAEAARFVAGQLREPRFPREVAWRGADGYWERGFASWTPAPVDAPRRLRPGGLYLVTGAHGGLGQAWARHLRRGLGARLLLVGRRERDAAAEALERELGDSLYVAADVTDAAALARAVQGAEVRFGRPCDGAFHFAGTRERGPLGEETPESLVRGAGAHALGAVAVAEALRERPGALLVFTSSLMGTLGAGLSASYCAASGFVERFARKLADAGRGAVVVSFSAVRDTGMAVGMTASPPGYRMLEPAQALAALALAVESPGVTHLLAGVAPEAPPWRAPGMDTGAPLESVHFFHSREQGPLPAWCAESGVLHPVSALPRTEDGAVDREALRAQAFGAAADAAPEPFEDVVVEAFREVLGGGHVGAGSDFFSLGGSSLQAFRVVARLNARTGLRLREVALFEYPSVRELAAHLRQSVDLSRLDVSGLTDEQVGLLLRVLRPEA, from the coding sequence ATGCGCCCCCCTCCGCCCGCCTCCGATGCCGTCGAGCATGTCCTCCTGTCCGACTCCCGAGTCCAGGACGCCCGGGTCACTGGAGACGGCGGCCGGGCGGTGGCATGGGTGGTGCCGAAGCGGGCCGTGACGGGCGACGCACTGAGCCACCTCCTGAGGGAGCGGCTGGGAGAAGGGGCTCCGCCCGCCGTCCTCGTGTCCGCCCTGCCCGGGCAGGGACACGAGGCGCTCGCGCCGCCCACGCCGGAGCGTCTGCGGGAGCTGGAGGCGAGGCTCGCGCGCGAGGGCTTCGATGCCGTGGCGCTCGCCGGTCCCCGGCAGGTCGAGGAGGTCTTCGCGCCGCTCGACGCGCTGCTGCCCGAGTCCCTGCGTCCGGGCGAGGGTGGAGCGCTTCAGGCCGCCGCCGCGCCCGTCGCCACGGAGCAGGCGCGAGGGAGTGGAGGACGCCCGTCGCTGCTCGACGGAGGGCCCCGGCCCGCCGCGCCGGGACTGCCCACGACGCTCGCCGGTCTGCTGCGGCACGCGGCAAAGCAGCACGGCTCGCGGACGCTCACCTTCATCGACACGGAGGGCCGGCGCGAGACGCTCACCTTCGCGGGCCTGTGGACGGAGGCGCTCCAGTGGCTCGGTGGCCTGCGCGCGCGCGGCGTGCGCGAGGGCGAGCGGGTGGTGCTGTTGCTGGAGCGGCCCGGGGACTTCGTGCGGGGCTTCTGGGCCTGCACGCTGGGCGGCGTGGTGCCGGTGCCGCTGGCCTTTCCTCCCTCGTTCGAACGCTCCCACCCCGGCGTCGCGCGGTTGCTCTCCGTGAGTGAGCGGCTGGGCGGCCCGTGGGTGCTCACGCCGGAGCGGGCCCTGGCGCCACTGGAGGCGCTGGGCCTGCGGGCCTTCTCGCCGGGGGCGCTGGGCGGCGTGGGCCCGGGGACGGTGGTGGAGGGGACGCCCGAGGCCGCGGCCATCGTGTCCTTCACCTCCGGCAGCACCGGCAAGCCCAAGGGCGTGGTGCTGTCCCAGTCGCGGCTGCTGGCCATGGTGGACGCGATGCGGGCCGGGGACTGGTACACCCCGGAGGACACCGGCCTGAGCTGGATGCCGTTGGACCATGTCGCCGGGACGGCGTACCCGCACCTCACCAGCCTGCGCATGGGCACCTCGCACGTCCTGGTGGCGCGTGACTACGTGCTGGCGGACGTGACGCGCTGGCTCGACCTGCTGACGGAGTTCGGCGCGACGATGAGCTGGGCGCCCAACTTCGCCTATGGCCTCGTCGCGGACCGGCTGGCACGCGGGGAGCGCCGCGCCTGGGCGCTGTCGCGCGTGCGCGTGCTGAGCTGCGCGGGCGAGCCCGTCCTCGCGGACACGATGCGGCGCTTCGTCGAGCCGCTCACCGCGTACGGGCTGCGCGAGGACGCCATCTGCCCGATGTGGGGCATGGCGGAGACGACCTCCTTCTTCACCGCCACGCGCGGCGTGCGCACCCACCCGGGTGAGAGCGCCGTGGAGCTGGGCCCGCCTCCCGCGGGCTCCTCGCTGCGGGTGGTGGACGACCAGGACGCGGTGGTGGAGGAGGGCACGGTGGGGCACCTCCAGGTGCGCGGCGTCCAGGTGCTGGAGGGCTACCTGGACGACGGGGACGTCAACGCCCGCTCCTTCACGGCGGACGGGTGGTTCCGCACCGGGGACCTGGCGGTGGTGCGCGACGGGCAGATGGCCATCTCCGGGCGGCAGAAGGAGGTGCTCATCCTCAACGGCAACAACGTGTACCCGCAGGAGATTGAAGAGGCCGTGGAGCGGGTGGCGGGCGTGCTGGCGTCGTACACGGTGGCCTGCCCCACGCGCGCGCCGGGCTCGCAGACGGATGACGTCGTCGTCTTCTTCGTGCCCGCGCCGGACGCGCCCCCGCTGCCCGGGCTGCTGCGCGCCATCCGCGAGCACGTGGGCCGGACGCTGGGCTTCTTCGTGGCGCACCTCGTCCCCCTCGCGAAGCACCAGGTGCCCCGCACCGAGCTGGGCAAGCGCGGGCGCACCGAGCTGCGCCGCCGCTTCGAGGCCGGCGAGCTCACGAAGGAGCGGCACGAGGCCCTGCGGGTGCTGGGCGGGCCCGCCACGCTGCCGCCGTGCCTCGCCGTGCCCGTCTGGAGGCCGCGCGCCACGGGGCCGCAAGCCTCCCCCACGCGGCAGGGCCCGCTCGCGGTGATGGCCGAGGCGCCCCTCGTCGAAGCGCTGCGCGCGCACATCTCCGGCCGTGAGGTGGTGGCCATCGCGCCGGAGGACACGGCGGCCCTGGAGCGGGCGCTGGCGGCGGGCGCCGAGGAGGTGGTGTTCGCCGGCGCCGTCCCCACGGGCGCGGACCGGGAGGCGCTGGTGGAGGGCGTCTCGCCGCTGCTGCGCGTGCTCCAGTCCCTGGCCGTGCGCGCGACGGCCACGCCCCTGCGCCTGTGGGCCGTGGCTCGCGGCCCCGGCGAGTCCCTGGCGCGGCAGCCGGGCGGCGCCGCGCACCCGGCCTCGCTGCTGTGGCCCGGACTGCTGGCGTCCGCCGCCGCGGAGGCCTCCGGGCTGGAGGCGCGCATCCTCTGGGCGCCCTCGGACGTGGCGGAGGCCGCGCGCTTCGTGGCCGGGCAGCTACGCGAGCCTCGCTTCCCGCGCGAGGTGGCCTGGCGCGGTGCTGACGGGTACTGGGAGCGGGGCTTCGCGAGCTGGACGCCCGCGCCGGTGGATGCGCCCCGCAGGCTGCGTCCCGGTGGGCTGTACCTCGTCACCGGCGCGCACGGCGGACTGGGGCAGGCGTGGGCCCGCCACCTGCGGCGCGGCCTGGGCGCTCGCCTGCTGCTGGTGGGGCGGCGCGAGCGGGACGCGGCGGCGGAGGCGCTGGAGCGCGAGCTCGGTGATTCGCTGTACGTCGCGGCGGACGTCACCGACGCGGCCGCGCTTGCCCGCGCCGTGCAGGGCGCCGAGGTGCGCTTCGGCCGCCCGTGCGACGGGGCCTTCCACTTCGCGGGCACGCGGGAGCGGGGCCCCCTGGGCGAAGAGACGCCCGAGTCACTGGTGCGCGGTGCCGGGGCGCACGCCCTGGGCGCGGTGGCGGTGGCCGAGGCGCTGCGGGAGCGGCCCGGCGCGCTGCTCGTCTTCACCTCCTCGCTGATGGGCACACTGGGCGCGGGGCTGAGCGCGAGCTACTGCGCCGCGTCCGGCTTCGTGGAGCGCTTCGCCCGGAAGCTCGCGGACGCGGGACGCGGCGCTGTGGTGGTGTCGTTCAGCGCGGTGCGGGACACGGGCATGGCGGTGGGGATGACGGCCTCGCCCCCGGGCTACCGCATGCTGGAGCCCGCCCAGGCGCTGGCCGCGCTCGCGCTCGCCGTGGAGTCGCCCGGCGTCACGCACCTGCTGGCCGGCGTGGCCCCGGAGGCGCCGCCGTGGCGCGCGCCCGGCATGGACACGGGCGCGCCGCTGGAGTCCGTCCACTTCTTCCACTCGCGCGAGCAGGGCCCGCTGCCCGCCTGGTGCGCGGAGTCGGGAGTGCTCCACCCGGTGTCCGCGCTGCCCCGGACCGAGGACGGCGCGGTGGACCGGGAGGCACTCCGCGCCCAGGCCTTCGGCGCGGCGGCGGACGCAGCGCCAGAGCCCTTCGAGGACGTGGTGGTGGAGGCGTTCCGCGAGGTGCTGGGCGGAGGCCATGTGGGGGCGGGCAGCGACTTCTTCTCGCTCGGGGGCAGCTCGCTGCAGGCCTTCCGCGTGGTGGCCCGCCTCAACGCGCGCACCGGCCTGCGCCTGCGCGAGGTGGCCCTCTTCGAGTACCCCTCCGTGCGCGAGCTGGCGGCCCACTTGAGACAGTCCGTGGACCTGTCGCGACTCGACGTGTCAGGCCTCACCGACGAGCAGGTGGGCCTGCTGCTGCGCGTGCTGCGCCCCGAGGCGTGA
- a CDS encoding class I SAM-dependent methyltransferase, with translation MPASPPAAPAALAQSLHFWARNASNESALLRASLRLGLFDALPEEGAGEPLPVSGLARRLAASERGVRALVELLACLGLARQDDAHGYALASGTAALLRDTALRARLDAELPWWGPDGLLDEAVKHGGPVDFEGRRWDVPGHYRALFLEPPPAASPEAEAFFDCFARGAPRMQVLVTAARLGVLELLARRPHTLPELGAATYLSTDGLRLLVELLARLGIARADGAAWGLTDEARKVLEGKALAYLVRSLSVSARYWEALGRLDETVRHERYILDLKDAEVSRRFYADNSQQLTAVFASHFQLSVRAATTVSRTHPLEGAAVLDIGTGSGVWGAAFARATPTTHVTYFDQAVVLEQVRRNVAQLKVEDRARFWPGDLFTQDFGTAAFDVIILPQVLNVLRPEDVPGLFARVARALKPGGVLLVAEYVLNERRDGPLEHLYFGLRRFMTNEGDLLSFSEYARLLSGVGLTSSVCLPLPTQELVLAARPGVALPSELAPHARPTPAAA, from the coding sequence ATGCCGGCCTCCCCTCCCGCCGCGCCCGCCGCGCTGGCGCAGTCGCTCCACTTCTGGGCGCGCAACGCCTCCAACGAGTCGGCCCTGCTGCGCGCCAGCCTGCGCCTGGGCCTCTTCGACGCGCTTCCCGAGGAAGGCGCGGGCGAGCCGCTGCCGGTGTCCGGCCTGGCCCGGCGCCTGGCCGCCTCGGAGCGGGGCGTGCGGGCCCTCGTGGAGCTGCTCGCATGTCTGGGACTGGCGCGCCAGGACGACGCCCACGGCTACGCGCTGGCCTCCGGGACGGCGGCGCTGCTGCGCGACACGGCGCTGCGCGCGCGCCTGGACGCGGAGTTGCCGTGGTGGGGCCCCGACGGGCTCCTGGACGAGGCGGTGAAGCACGGCGGGCCGGTGGACTTCGAGGGCCGCCGCTGGGACGTGCCCGGCCACTACCGCGCGCTCTTCCTGGAGCCGCCCCCCGCCGCGAGCCCCGAGGCAGAGGCCTTCTTCGACTGCTTCGCCCGAGGCGCGCCGCGCATGCAGGTGCTCGTCACCGCGGCCCGGCTGGGAGTGCTGGAGCTGCTCGCCCGGCGGCCCCACACCCTCCCCGAGCTGGGCGCGGCCACGTACCTGAGCACGGACGGCCTGCGCCTGCTGGTGGAGCTGCTGGCGCGGCTGGGAATCGCACGGGCGGACGGCGCCGCGTGGGGCCTCACCGACGAGGCGCGCAAGGTGCTGGAGGGCAAGGCGCTGGCGTACCTCGTGCGCTCGCTGTCGGTGTCGGCGCGCTACTGGGAGGCGCTGGGCCGGCTGGACGAGACGGTGCGCCACGAGCGCTACATCCTGGACCTGAAGGACGCGGAGGTGAGCCGCCGCTTCTACGCGGACAACTCGCAGCAGCTCACGGCGGTGTTCGCCTCCCACTTCCAGCTCAGCGTGCGCGCCGCCACCACCGTCTCCCGGACGCACCCGCTGGAGGGCGCCGCGGTGCTGGACATCGGCACGGGCTCGGGCGTGTGGGGCGCGGCCTTCGCGCGGGCCACGCCCACCACGCACGTCACCTACTTCGACCAGGCGGTGGTGCTGGAGCAGGTGCGCCGCAACGTCGCGCAGCTGAAGGTGGAGGACCGGGCGCGCTTCTGGCCGGGGGACCTCTTCACCCAGGACTTCGGCACCGCCGCCTTCGACGTCATCATCCTTCCCCAGGTGCTCAACGTGCTGCGGCCGGAGGACGTGCCCGGCCTCTTCGCCCGGGTGGCGCGCGCGCTGAAGCCCGGAGGCGTGCTGCTCGTCGCCGAGTACGTCCTCAACGAGCGCCGCGACGGCCCGCTGGAGCACCTGTACTTCGGGCTGCGGCGCTTCATGACGAACGAGGGAGACCTGCTCTCCTTCTCCGAGTACGCGCGGCTGCTCTCCGGCGTGGGCCTCACCTCCAGCGTGTGTCTGCCGCTCCCCACGCAGGAGCTGGTCCTCGCCGCGAGGCCCGGCGTGGCGCTGCCCTCGGAGCTGGCGCCGCACGCGCGCCCCACACCCGCCGCGGCCTGA